Part of the Bryobacteraceae bacterium genome is shown below.
CGTGAAGCTCGAGAAGCGCTTCTCGCGCGGCATGTTCTTCAACGCCTTCTATACCTATTCGAAGGCCATCGACAGCCAGGACAACGACAACTCCGGCAGCGGCGTCGCGCCCCTCCAGAACCGCGGCCTCGAGAAAGGCCGCGCCGGATTCGACCGCAACCATCGCTTTGTCGGCGTCGTCAACTGGGAACTGCCCATCGGCAAGGGCCGGCGGTTCGGCTCCGGGATGAGCACCATCGCCAACGCCTTGATCGGCGGCTGGGAGCTGAGCTGGATCCAGACCATCGAGTCCGGAAACCCGCTGACGTTCTCCTTCGCCAACAGTCCGAACAACTACTTCCCCACCTACGCCGGAAGCCGCCGCCCGGACCTCGTCTCCCAGCCCGACTACGACTTCAGCAAGTGGAACAACGGCGGCCCCAATCGCTTCACCCAGCAGGCGCTCCCTGCCGTGGTCGACATCAACGCCTTCGCCTACCCGGCCGCGTTCACGGTCGGCAACTCCGGCCGCAACATCCTCACCGGACCGCGGCTCCTCTGGTCCCAGGTCTCGGCCCAGAAAAACTTCCGCGTCACCGAACGCATCAACGCTCAGCTCCGGTGGGACTTCCAGAACGCCCTGAAGACTTACAACTTCACCGGCCCCTCCACCACCGTCGACTTCCGCAACCCGCTCACATTCGGGAAGCTCGGCGCCGACCCGCGCACCGCCTCCCTCGGCGGTCAGCCGCTCATGAACCTCACCGTCATGCTGCAGTTCTAACCGGCCTCGCCCGCCGCACCTTCCGCGCCGAAAGAGGTCCCGCTCCGCGTGGGGCCTCTTTTCTTTTGCTCCCGCGCGATTTCCTTCGCTCCCCTGATTTTCTTCGCTCCCCTTGACACTCTACAGGAGCGTCGGCTAACCTGGAGGAGTCTTCCCAAGACACTCTACAGGAGCGGCTGGTGGCTCATTCTTCTTTCCACGGTTCCATCGATCTTCTGCAAGGAACGCTCGATCTTCTGATCCTCAAGGCGCTCTCCTTGGGAGCCATGCACGGATTCGGAGTCGCCCAACGAATCCAACAACTTTCCGCCGACGCCCTGCGCGTGCAGCAGGGATCGCTCTACCCGGCTTTGCACCGGCTGGAACAGCAGGCCTGGATACAGAGCGAATGGGGGCTCAGCGACAACAACCGCAAGGCGAAGTTCTACTCGCTCACCAGGGCCGGCCGCCGGCAGCTCGAATTGGAGTCCAAGAACTGGGAGCGGCTCTCGGCGGCGATCGGAATGATTCTCGTCGCCAAGGAGACCTGATGAGAAGCTCCGGAATCCGCTGGCTCGACAAATTTCGCCTCCGCCTCCGTTCTCTCACTCGGGGCAGGCGCATGGACGAGGAAGCGGACTCCGAACTGGCCTTTCACTTCGAGGAAACGGTGGCGTCACATATTGCCGCCGGAATGTCCCGCGCCGACGCGCGCCGCAAGGCCCGGCTGGACTTCGGTTTTCCCGATCCCCTGCGTGAGCAGATGCGCGAAGCCCGCGGCGTACACTGGATCGAGAATCTGGCGCGCGACGTGGGCTACGCTTGGCGCGGCTTGCGCGCGCAACCCGCCTTCGCACTGTCGGCGATCGCCGCGCTCGCCCTGGGAGCCGGCTTCAACGCCGCCGTCTTTACGCTTCTCTATTCGCTGCTGCTGCGGCCGTTGCCGGCGCCCGGCGCTGCCTCGGTTTTCAACGTGCATGTTGGCACGCAGGGCGACGGCAGCCGCTCCAATCACGGCTCCGAGTATGTCGTCTCCTACCCGGAGGCGGTCTACATCCGCAACCACACCACCGGCGCGAACGTGGGCTTGCTCGGACGCACGCCCATTGCCTGGAACGACGGTAACCGGCGTTTGGCCGCGCACCTCGTTTCGGAAAACTACTTCGCCGTGATTGCTGCGCGCCCCAGACTGGGCCGCTTCTTCACGCCGGGGGAGTCCGCGCCGGAACGGT
Proteins encoded:
- a CDS encoding PadR family transcriptional regulator, coding for MAHSSFHGSIDLLQGTLDLLILKALSLGAMHGFGVAQRIQQLSADALRVQQGSLYPALHRLEQQAWIQSEWGLSDNNRKAKFYSLTRAGRRQLELESKNWERLSAAIGMILVAKET